The proteins below are encoded in one region of Helianthus annuus cultivar XRQ/B chromosome 2, HanXRQr2.0-SUNRISE, whole genome shotgun sequence:
- the LOC110919394 gene encoding transmembrane protein DDB_G0273707/DDB_G0273361 gives MASYLSTLVRIGHESNHAMRLRSPSGLAGASIDPGIRRRRRRRRPIFGVKAAANYWDAWKPDQGSKAPSLSDVFWPSAGAFAAMAMLGKMDQVLAQKGVSMTIAPLGAVCAVLFATPSTPGARKYNMFMAQMGCAAIGVLAFSFFGPGWLARSTALSASLAFMIYFRAIHPPAASLPLLFIDVAKFHQLKFWYVLFPGAAGCLLLCLIQEVVCYMKDNVKF, from the exons ATGGCTTCATATCTCTCCACTCTGGTGAGAATCGGCCATGAAAGCAACCATGCAATGCGCCTGCGATCGCCTTCGGGTCTCGCCGGAGCCTCCATTGATCCGGgcataagaagaagaagaagaagaagacgaccAATATTTGGTGTTAAAGCCGCGGCTAATTACTGGGATGCTTGGAAACCTGACCAGGGTTCCAAGGCTCCTTCACTTAGCGACGTGTTTTGGCCCTCTGCAG GTGCATTTGCAGCCATGGCTATGTTGGGAAAGATGGACCAAGTGTTGGCTCAAAAGGGAGTTTCGATGACAATAGCACCACTTGGAGCTGTTTGTGCGGTTCTTTTTGCAACCCCTTCTACCCCTGGTGCTCGG AAGTACAATATGTTTATGGCTCAAATGGGTTGTGCAGCAATTGGAGTGTTAGCGTTCTCATTTTTCGGTCCGGGTTGGCTCGCTAGGAGCACCGCGCTCTCAGCATCACTAGCTTTCATGATCTATTTCCGTGCCATTCATCCACCGG CTGCAAGTTTGCCTTTGTTATTTATTGATGTGGCCAAGTTTCATCAGTTGAAGTTTTGGTATGTTTTGTTCCCGGGTGCAGCTGGATGCCTACTTCTGTGTTTGATT CAAGAAGTGGTGTGTTACATGAAAGATAATGTCAAGTTCTAA